Proteins encoded together in one Candidatus Omnitrophota bacterium window:
- a CDS encoding GYD domain-containing protein — MAKFFMYGKYTKEGMEGISADRTKKALDEISKAGGKVNQMYALLGKYDIVLITDFPSVAEVMKASIALNKLTNIAFTSFPAITIEEFDKVIA; from the coding sequence ATGGCAAAGTTCTTTATGTACGGAAAGTACACCAAGGAGGGAATGGAAGGTATTTCGGCCGACAGGACCAAAAAGGCACTTGATGAAATATCAAAAGCCGGCGGAAAGGTAAACCAGATGTATGCTCTTCTGGGTAAATATGATATTGTCCTGATTACTGATTTTCCCTCAGTTGCCGAAGTAATGAAGGCTTCGATTGCCTTAAATAAGTTGACTAATATTGCTTTCACCAGTTTTCCGGCGATTACCATAGAGGAATTTGATAAGGTTATTGCCTAA